A region of Mesorhizobium sp. AR02 DNA encodes the following proteins:
- the metX gene encoding homoserine O-acetyltransferase MetX has protein sequence MAALRAGKTNNEADQPSSPVLRFGPDKPLKLDAGTLLSPFQIAYQTYGTLNDARSNAILVCHALTGDQHVANTNPVTGKPGWWEVLIGPGKIIDTNRFFVICSNVIGGCLGSTGPASTNPATGKPYGLDLPVITIRDMVRAQQMLIDHFDIEKLFCVLGGSMGGMQVLEWASCYPERVFSALPIATGARHSSQNIAFHEVGRQAVMADPDWHGGKYFEHGKRPEKGLAVARMAAHITYLSEAALHRKFGRNLQDRDHLTFGFDADFQIESYLRHQGMTFVDRFDANSYLYMTRSMDYFDLAADHGGRLADAFAGTKTRFCLVSFTSDWLFPTEESRSIVHALNAAGASVSFVEIETDRGHDAFLLDEPELFAAINGFIGSAARARGLV, from the coding sequence ATGGCCGCTCTGCGCGCAGGAAAGACCAACAATGAGGCCGACCAGCCGTCGAGTCCGGTGTTGCGCTTTGGCCCCGACAAGCCGCTCAAGCTCGATGCCGGCACGCTGCTGTCGCCGTTCCAGATCGCTTACCAGACCTATGGCACGCTGAACGATGCGCGCTCCAATGCCATCCTTGTCTGCCATGCGCTGACCGGCGACCAGCATGTCGCCAACACCAATCCGGTGACCGGCAAGCCGGGCTGGTGGGAAGTGCTGATCGGCCCCGGCAAGATCATCGACACCAACCGTTTCTTCGTCATCTGCTCCAACGTCATCGGCGGTTGCCTCGGCTCAACCGGACCGGCTTCGACCAACCCCGCCACCGGCAAGCCCTATGGGCTCGACCTGCCCGTCATCACCATCCGCGACATGGTGCGCGCGCAGCAGATGCTGATCGATCATTTCGACATCGAAAAGCTGTTCTGCGTGCTCGGCGGCTCGATGGGCGGCATGCAGGTGCTGGAATGGGCGTCGTGCTATCCCGAGCGCGTCTTTTCGGCGCTGCCGATCGCCACCGGCGCCCGCCATTCCTCGCAGAACATCGCCTTCCACGAGGTTGGCCGGCAAGCCGTCATGGCCGATCCGGACTGGCATGGCGGCAAATATTTCGAGCATGGCAAGCGCCCTGAAAAGGGCCTGGCGGTGGCGCGCATGGCCGCTCACATCACCTACCTTTCGGAAGCCGCCCTGCACCGCAAATTCGGCCGCAATTTGCAGGACCGCGACCACCTGACTTTCGGCTTCGATGCCGACTTCCAGATCGAAAGCTATCTGCGCCACCAGGGCATGACCTTCGTCGACCGCTTCGACGCCAATTCCTATCTCTACATGACGCGGTCCATGGACTATTTCGACCTCGCCGCCGACCATGGCGGCCGGCTGGCGGACGCCTTTGCCGGTACCAAGACCCGCTTCTGCCTCGTGTCGTTCACATCGGATTGGCTGTTTCCGACCGAAGAGAGCCGTTCCATCGTGCACGCGCTCAATGCCGCCGGCGCCTCGGTATCCTTCGTCGAGATCGAGACCGATCGCGGCCACGACGCCTTCCTGCTCGACGAGCCGGAGCTGTTCGCCGCCATCAACGGCTTCATCGGCTCGGCGGCGCGCGCCAGGGGGCTCGTATAA
- the hisC gene encoding histidinol-phosphate transaminase — translation MNKTPDQARPTPRAGIMDIDAYVPGKSAAPAGVAKVYKLSSNENPLGPSPKAIEAAREVAAKLDIYPDGTARRLREAIAEVHGLNAQNIICSNGSDEILGLLAQTYLSPGDEAIFTEHAFMVYKIYIQSAGAAPIAVKEADERADIDAMLAAVTPRTKIVFLANPNNPTGTYVPFQEVRRLHAGLPRNVLLVLDAAYAEYVRRNDYEAGIELVGSAENVVMTRTFSKIGLGGARIGWMYAPMHIVDAINRVRGPFNVNATAIEAGIAAIRDRAHVERSVAHNETWLTWLSEEMTGLGLRVTPSVGNFLLIHFPDDRKHSAAAADEYLTARGYILRRVSGYGFPNALRMTVGTEEANRGVVAALTTFLKS, via the coding sequence ATGAACAAGACACCGGATCAGGCACGTCCAACCCCGCGCGCGGGCATCATGGACATCGACGCCTATGTGCCCGGCAAGAGCGCCGCACCCGCCGGTGTCGCCAAGGTCTACAAGCTGTCGTCGAACGAGAACCCGCTCGGCCCGTCGCCGAAGGCGATCGAAGCCGCGCGTGAGGTTGCCGCCAAACTCGACATCTATCCCGATGGCACCGCCAGGCGGCTGCGCGAGGCGATCGCCGAGGTGCATGGCCTCAACGCGCAGAACATCATCTGCTCCAACGGCTCCGACGAGATCCTCGGCCTGTTGGCGCAGACCTATCTCTCGCCCGGCGACGAGGCCATATTCACCGAACACGCCTTCATGGTCTACAAGATCTACATCCAGTCGGCCGGTGCTGCGCCGATCGCGGTCAAGGAGGCCGATGAGCGCGCCGACATCGATGCGATGCTGGCCGCCGTCACACCGCGCACGAAAATCGTGTTCCTTGCCAACCCCAACAACCCGACCGGCACCTATGTACCGTTCCAGGAGGTGCGCCGCCTGCATGCCGGCCTGCCCCGCAATGTGCTTTTGGTGCTCGACGCGGCCTATGCCGAATATGTCCGCCGCAACGACTATGAGGCTGGTATCGAGCTGGTCGGTAGCGCCGAGAATGTGGTGATGACGCGCACCTTCTCCAAGATCGGCCTTGGCGGGGCGCGGATCGGCTGGATGTATGCGCCCATGCACATCGTCGACGCGATCAACCGCGTGCGCGGTCCCTTCAACGTCAATGCGACGGCGATCGAGGCTGGCATCGCGGCGATCCGCGACCGCGCCCATGTCGAGCGCAGCGTGGCGCACAACGAGACCTGGCTCACCTGGCTGAGCGAAGAGATGACCGGGCTCGGTCTGCGGGTGACGCCCAGCGTCGGCAATTTCCTGCTCATTCATTTTCCCGATGACCGGAAGCATTCGGCGGCCGCGGCGGACGAGTATCTGACCGCGCGCGGCTATATCTTGCGGCGCGTTTCCGGCTACGGCTTTCCCAACGCGTTGCGCATGACCGTCGGTACCGAAGAAGCCAATCGCGGCGTTGTCGCCGCGCTCACGACATTCTTGAAAAGCTAG
- a CDS encoding prephenate/arogenate dehydrogenase family protein has product MTSPMFEKIALVGIGLIGSSLARVIRREGLAGHVAISTRSAATLKRAEELGLGDSYTTDAKEAVRDADLVIVSVPVGSSGAVAEEIAPALKKGAILTDVGSTKASVIAQMQPHVPEGVHFIPGHPLAGTEKSGPDAGFADLFDNRWCIFTPLPDTDPDALERLSEFWRRCGANIDTMDPQHHDMTLAIVSHLPHIIAYNIVGTADDLESVTKTEVIKYSASGFRDFTRLAASDPTMWRDVCLHNKDAILEMLARFSEDLAFLQRAIRWGDGDKLFDLFTRTRAVRRSIIEAGQDIDAPDFGRQAVEHPAKT; this is encoded by the coding sequence ATGACATCACCGATGTTTGAAAAGATCGCGCTGGTCGGCATCGGCCTGATCGGCTCGTCGCTGGCCCGCGTCATCCGACGCGAAGGCCTGGCCGGTCACGTTGCCATCTCAACCCGTAGTGCCGCAACGCTGAAGCGGGCGGAGGAGCTTGGACTGGGCGATTCCTACACCACGGATGCCAAAGAAGCGGTCCGCGACGCCGATCTGGTCATCGTCTCGGTGCCCGTCGGCTCGTCCGGCGCGGTGGCTGAGGAAATCGCGCCGGCGCTGAAGAAGGGTGCGATCCTTACCGATGTCGGCTCAACCAAGGCCTCCGTCATCGCGCAGATGCAGCCGCATGTGCCGGAGGGCGTCCATTTCATTCCCGGCCATCCGCTGGCGGGCACCGAAAAATCCGGACCGGATGCCGGTTTCGCCGATCTGTTCGACAATCGCTGGTGCATCTTCACGCCGCTGCCGGACACCGATCCGGATGCTTTGGAGCGGTTGTCGGAATTCTGGCGCCGCTGCGGCGCCAACATCGATACGATGGACCCTCAGCATCACGACATGACCCTCGCCATCGTCTCGCATCTGCCGCACATCATCGCCTACAACATCGTCGGCACCGCCGACGATCTGGAATCGGTGACCAAGACGGAAGTGATCAAATATTCCGCCTCCGGCTTTCGAGACTTCACGCGTCTGGCCGCCTCGGATCCGACCATGTGGCGCGACGTCTGCCTGCACAACAAGGACGCCATCCTCGAAATGCTGGCGCGGTTTTCGGAAGATCTGGCGTTCCTGCAGCGGGCGATCCGCTGGGGCGACGGCGACAAGCTGTTCGACCTGTTCACCCGCACCCGGGCGGTGCGCCGCTCGATCATCGAGGCCGGCCAGGATATCGACGCGCCCGATTTCGGCCGTCAGGCCGTAGAACACCCGGCGAAGACTTAA
- a CDS encoding sugar kinase, whose amino-acid sequence MAKPVRLLSAGALTLDTILRIETLPTHQGKFIATDGVQIASGMATSAACAAHRLGAEVSLWASAGDDPIGDQLIAGVEAEGVDCTYVRRVPGARSALASILVDAHGERIIVPFYDSLAQTNPEALPFADIATFDTVLVDVRWPGAATLALKAARAAGRPAILDADTAPLAVLEQLLPLASHIVASEPAVRTICGQALDLETACTDMASRTDAFVAVTGGAAGTWWFDRAVGSSRHVAAPKIKAVDTLAAGDVFHGAFAVGLAEAMPVELALRFASAAAALKCQRFGGRLGAPDRAETLAMVAATWPA is encoded by the coding sequence ATGGCAAAACCTGTGAGGCTCCTCAGTGCCGGCGCGCTGACGCTGGACACCATCCTGCGTATCGAGACGCTGCCCACGCATCAGGGAAAATTCATTGCCACCGACGGTGTCCAGATCGCCTCTGGCATGGCCACGAGCGCTGCCTGCGCCGCGCATCGCCTGGGCGCCGAGGTGTCACTGTGGGCGAGCGCCGGTGACGATCCCATCGGCGATCAGCTGATTGCCGGTGTCGAGGCCGAGGGCGTCGATTGCACCTATGTCCGCCGTGTCCCTGGCGCGCGCTCGGCACTGGCCTCGATCCTGGTCGATGCGCATGGCGAGCGCATCATCGTGCCTTTCTATGACAGCCTGGCCCAGACCAATCCCGAGGCCTTGCCTTTCGCAGACATCGCTACGTTCGATACCGTGCTGGTGGACGTGCGCTGGCCGGGTGCCGCGACCCTTGCCCTGAAGGCGGCGCGCGCCGCCGGCCGGCCGGCGATTCTCGATGCCGATACCGCGCCGCTGGCAGTGCTGGAGCAGCTGTTGCCGCTGGCCTCGCACATCGTCGCCTCCGAGCCGGCGGTCCGCACCATATGCGGCCAGGCGCTGGATCTGGAAACCGCTTGCACCGACATGGCCTCCCGCACCGACGCCTTCGTCGCAGTCACCGGCGGCGCGGCAGGCACCTGGTGGTTCGATCGGGCGGTGGGGTCATCCCGTCACGTCGCGGCACCAAAAATCAAGGCGGTCGACACGCTGGCGGCGGGTGATGTCTTTCACGGCGCCTTTGCCGTCGGGCTGGCGGAAGCCATGCCGGTCGAGCTGGCCTTGCGCTTCGCCAGTGCCGCCGCCGCGCTCAAATGCCAGCGCTTCGGCGGCAGGCTGGGCGCGCCGGATCGGGCCGAGACGCTGGCGATGGTCGCGGCGACCTGGCCCGCCTGA
- a CDS encoding DUF2125 domain-containing protein gives MTSSDERQPKSRRGLFWLVAFIVVLFAIYSAGWFYLADRVRSEADKAVATLNKNGIQAGCANLEVSGYPLSFTVSCDNLAYEDDAKNIAASAGSFNAVAQIIQPLSPVADLRGPLRTSVPGMVPLWIDWDNLQAKVKLSWPLPQRIALQAEGLSGQTDPADDTDPVELFSAGRAAGQLQPNGQDVDYIGSFNDLEIDPNAIGGRVLPALDASGDATLKNGVALIGTQVKSLRGQKVEIRNLDLSSGTARVTVSGPLSVDAEGLVDADLMIRIKDPKAVASILAGAIPEQKNAIEQGFAALAMLGSEPSMPLKVVKGKASLGFIPLGKIKPVQ, from the coding sequence ATGACGTCAAGTGACGAACGCCAACCAAAGTCCCGCCGCGGCCTGTTCTGGCTCGTGGCGTTCATCGTTGTGCTGTTTGCCATCTACAGCGCTGGTTGGTTCTATCTGGCTGACCGAGTCAGGAGCGAGGCCGACAAGGCGGTTGCCACGCTCAACAAGAACGGCATCCAGGCTGGCTGCGCCAATCTCGAGGTCAGCGGCTACCCCTTGAGCTTCACCGTCTCTTGCGACAACCTCGCCTACGAGGACGATGCCAAAAACATTGCCGCGTCGGCCGGCTCCTTCAATGCCGTCGCCCAGATCATCCAACCTTTGTCGCCGGTCGCTGATCTGCGCGGCCCGCTCAGGACCTCCGTCCCTGGCATGGTGCCGCTGTGGATCGACTGGGACAATCTGCAGGCCAAGGTCAAGCTGTCATGGCCGCTGCCGCAGCGCATTGCGCTGCAGGCGGAGGGCCTGTCCGGCCAGACAGATCCGGCCGACGACACCGATCCGGTGGAACTGTTCAGCGCCGGCAGGGCTGCCGGTCAGCTGCAGCCGAACGGTCAGGATGTCGACTACATCGGCAGCTTCAACGATCTGGAGATCGACCCGAATGCGATCGGTGGGCGCGTGCTGCCGGCGCTCGATGCCAGCGGCGACGCCACGCTGAAGAATGGTGTCGCGCTGATCGGAACGCAGGTGAAGAGCCTGCGCGGCCAGAAGGTCGAGATTCGCAACCTCGATTTGTCCTCCGGCACGGCGCGGGTCACCGTTTCCGGGCCGCTGTCGGTGGACGCTGAGGGTCTGGTCGACGCCGATCTGATGATCCGGATCAAGGACCCCAAGGCCGTGGCATCCATCCTGGCCGGCGCGATACCCGAGCAGAAGAATGCGATCGAACAGGGCTTTGCCGCGCTTGCTATGCTCGGCAGCGAACCGTCGATGCCGCTGAAAGTGGTCAAGGGCAAGGCCTCGCTCGGCTTCATCCCGCTCGGCAAGATCAAGCCGGTACAATAG
- a CDS encoding gamma-glutamylcyclotransferase — translation MGDFWVFGYGSLIWRPGFAHVETRRARLHGYRRSLCVYSFVHRGTRQRPGLVLGLDHGGSCVGLAFRVPGELRDEVIAYLRERELVTSVYLERTIKIRLDGGGTVEAVAYIVDRKHEQYAGALDAAHAAAVVRGAVGQSGNNEDYVLSTLKHLEALGIRDHWLEDVARGIAPL, via the coding sequence ATGGGCGATTTTTGGGTGTTTGGCTACGGTTCGCTGATCTGGCGGCCCGGTTTCGCTCATGTCGAGACACGGCGCGCCCGGCTGCATGGCTACCGCCGCTCGCTCTGTGTCTATTCCTTCGTGCACCGCGGCACGCGCCAGCGGCCCGGACTGGTGCTCGGCCTCGACCATGGCGGCTCCTGCGTCGGCCTGGCTTTCCGTGTGCCTGGGGAATTGCGCGACGAGGTCATCGCCTATCTGCGCGAGCGCGAGCTCGTCACATCAGTCTATCTCGAGCGCACGATCAAGATTCGCCTCGATGGTGGCGGCACGGTCGAAGCCGTGGCCTACATCGTCGACCGCAAGCATGAGCAATATGCCGGCGCGCTGGATGCTGCGCATGCGGCGGCGGTGGTGCGCGGTGCGGTTGGCCAATCCGGCAACAATGAGGATTATGTGCTCAGCACGTTGAAGCATCTGGAAGCGCTTGGCATCCGCGACCATTGGCTGGAGGACGTGGCACGGGGGATAGCGCCTTTGTGA
- a CDS encoding aldo/keto reductase — MQKRRLGRTDLSIAPLVLGGNVFGWTADEKTSFDLLDRFVGGGLNAVDTADAYSRWVPGHKGGESETIIGSWMKNRGNRDKVVVITKVGSDMGQGHKDLSAAYIEKAVDASLKRLQIDAIDLYLSHWPDPTTPYEETLGAYEKLLAKGKVRHVGCSNLDAGQLRAALDVASLRSLPRYEVLQPEYNLYDRSAFDGPLHDLCVAEDIGVITYFSLAKGFLSGKYRSEADLGQSPRGGGVKDYLNARGTRILAALDAVSARHSAKQAEVALAWVIARPGVTAPIASATKPDQMDSLIKAASLKLTADDMAELDKASG; from the coding sequence TTGCAGAAACGCCGTCTCGGTCGCACCGACCTTTCCATCGCGCCGCTGGTTCTGGGCGGCAACGTCTTCGGCTGGACCGCCGACGAGAAGACATCTTTCGACCTGCTTGATCGCTTCGTCGGGGGCGGACTCAACGCGGTCGACACGGCCGACGCCTATTCGCGCTGGGTCCCCGGCCACAAGGGCGGCGAATCCGAAACCATCATCGGCAGCTGGATGAAGAACCGTGGCAACCGTGACAAGGTCGTGGTGATCACCAAGGTCGGCTCGGATATGGGACAGGGCCACAAGGACCTGTCCGCCGCCTATATCGAAAAGGCTGTTGACGCGTCGCTGAAGCGGCTGCAGATCGACGCCATCGACCTCTATCTGTCGCATTGGCCGGATCCAACCACGCCCTATGAGGAAACACTCGGCGCCTATGAAAAGCTGCTCGCCAAGGGCAAGGTCCGCCATGTCGGCTGCTCGAACCTCGACGCCGGCCAGTTGCGAGCGGCACTCGATGTCGCGAGCCTGCGCAGCCTGCCGCGCTACGAGGTGCTGCAGCCGGAATACAATCTCTATGACCGCTCCGCCTTCGATGGGCCGCTGCACGATCTGTGTGTGGCCGAGGATATCGGCGTCATCACCTATTTTAGCCTGGCCAAGGGTTTCCTAAGCGGCAAATACCGCAGCGAGGCCGATCTTGGCCAAAGCCCGCGCGGCGGCGGGGTGAAGGACTATCTCAACGCGCGCGGCACGCGCATTCTGGCAGCACTAGACGCGGTGTCGGCGAGACATTCGGCCAAACAGGCGGAAGTCGCGCTTGCCTGGGTTATCGCGCGGCCCGGCGTCACGGCACCGATCGCCAGCGCCACCAAGCCGGACCAGATGGACAGTTTGATCAAGGCGGCGTCGCTGAAGCTGACCGCCGACGACATGGCCGAGCTCGACAAGGCGAGCGGCTGA
- a CDS encoding LysE family translocator, translating into MTEPLLSQPELWPLLALVLAATVVMGSPGPATISVTAVGAAFGLRDSLRYTCGIVLGTVAVLLVVATGIMAVLGSMPRLAPLLVVASAAYILYLAFKIATAPPLATRTAEATRPTWLAGFLLAVANPKAYVAIAAVFAGASSNQGSAELGLWPKLTVLAVMIVVIHAVWLLAGAAFARFLRRPVASRMINLVFAATLVLTTVLAVYR; encoded by the coding sequence ATGACTGAGCCGCTTCTTTCGCAGCCGGAGCTTTGGCCGCTGCTCGCGTTGGTACTTGCCGCAACGGTGGTCATGGGCAGTCCAGGTCCGGCAACGATAAGCGTCACCGCTGTCGGCGCCGCCTTCGGCCTGCGCGATTCGCTGCGCTATACCTGCGGGATCGTTCTTGGCACGGTCGCTGTCCTGCTGGTGGTGGCGACCGGGATCATGGCGGTGCTCGGGTCGATGCCTAGGCTGGCGCCGTTGCTGGTTGTCGCGTCTGCCGCCTACATCCTCTATCTCGCCTTCAAGATCGCTACGGCGCCGCCGCTGGCGACACGCACGGCCGAGGCTACGCGCCCGACCTGGCTGGCCGGTTTTCTGCTGGCTGTCGCCAACCCCAAAGCCTATGTGGCGATCGCCGCCGTTTTTGCCGGCGCTTCGTCGAACCAGGGCAGTGCTGAACTTGGCTTATGGCCGAAGCTGACGGTTCTGGCCGTGATGATCGTTGTTATCCACGCCGTCTGGCTTCTTGCCGGCGCAGCGTTCGCGCGCTTCCTGCGCAGGCCGGTCGCCTCGCGCATGATCAATCTGGTCTTTGCCGCGACGCTGGTGCTGACCACCGTGCTGGCTGTCTACCGCTGA
- a CDS encoding lysophospholipid acyltransferase family protein — protein sequence MLYVRSLAFNFVFYVNLIVQMILWTPYYFLSPRHRAWFVPKFWSRSCMWLYDKIAGTKNDITGQENLPEGSFILAPKHQSFWDAIAFFPYLQDPLYILKRELTWIPFFGWYIMKMRMIPVDRGSRSKALKAVVAATKEEMARNPRQLIIYPEGTRRAPGDEPAYKYGIVEIYAQLGVPVVPVAHVAGLYWPRRKFLRYPGTIKARFLPPIPPGLGKDEFMARLIGETEAACDQMLVEASRAPNPPAFPPTAVKRLRELGAKA from the coding sequence ATGCTCTATGTCAGATCGCTGGCGTTCAATTTCGTCTTCTACGTCAATCTGATCGTCCAGATGATCCTCTGGACCCCCTATTATTTCCTGTCGCCCCGTCACCGCGCCTGGTTCGTGCCGAAATTCTGGTCGCGCAGCTGTATGTGGCTCTATGACAAGATCGCCGGAACGAAGAACGACATCACCGGGCAGGAAAACCTGCCCGAGGGCTCCTTCATCCTGGCGCCCAAGCACCAGTCGTTCTGGGACGCGATCGCTTTCTTCCCCTATCTTCAGGACCCGCTCTACATCCTCAAGCGTGAGTTGACCTGGATCCCGTTCTTCGGCTGGTACATCATGAAGATGCGCATGATACCGGTCGACCGCGGCAGCCGCTCCAAGGCCTTGAAGGCGGTGGTCGCGGCGACCAAGGAAGAGATGGCGCGCAATCCACGCCAGCTGATCATCTATCCCGAAGGCACGCGCCGGGCGCCGGGCGACGAGCCGGCCTACAAATACGGCATCGTCGAAATCTACGCGCAGCTTGGCGTTCCGGTGGTGCCGGTCGCCCATGTGGCCGGCCTCTATTGGCCGCGCCGCAAGTTCCTGCGCTATCCCGGCACCATCAAGGCGCGTTTCCTGCCGCCGATTCCGCCGGGCCTGGGCAAGGACGAATTCATGGCGCGGCTGATCGGCGAGACGGAAGCCGCCTGCGACCAGATGCTCGTCGAAGCGTCCCGCGCACCCAACCCGCCGGCCTTCCCGCCGACCGCGGTGAAGCGGTTGCGGGAGCTCGGCGCGAAGGCCTGA
- a CDS encoding LysR family transcriptional regulator, whose product MDRLEAMSLFVAAVEAGSLSAAARRFGIPLATVSRKVSDLERHLNTRLLNRSTRRLTPTDAGEAYLAACRRILDEVGEAERAAAGEYSAPTGELAITAPVVFGRLHVLPVVTGFLSAYPDVDIRLTLADRITQLVEDHFDLALRIGQLPDSSLVAIGVGSIRRVVCASPAYLAEHGTPTIPEDLNTHNCITFEGLSSAAPWGFTRGKTEVTVQVRSRLQVNTAEAAIDAAIAGVGLTKVLSYQVDAAVRSGMLRILLQEFEPEPWPVSLVHAGHGLLPVKLRAFLDFAAPRLKERLARLG is encoded by the coding sequence ATGGATCGTCTCGAGGCCATGTCGCTCTTTGTCGCCGCGGTGGAGGCCGGCAGCCTTTCCGCCGCGGCCCGCCGTTTCGGCATTCCGCTGGCGACCGTCAGCCGCAAGGTTTCCGATCTGGAACGCCATCTCAACACCCGGCTCCTGAACCGTTCGACGCGCCGGCTGACGCCGACCGATGCCGGCGAGGCCTATCTTGCTGCCTGCCGCCGCATCCTCGACGAGGTTGGCGAGGCTGAACGCGCCGCGGCGGGCGAATACAGCGCTCCGACCGGTGAACTGGCCATCACCGCGCCGGTCGTGTTCGGCCGCCTTCATGTGCTGCCGGTGGTCACCGGCTTTCTCTCGGCCTATCCCGACGTGGACATCCGCCTGACCCTGGCGGACCGCATTACCCAGCTGGTCGAGGACCATTTCGACCTCGCGCTGCGCATCGGCCAGTTACCTGATTCGAGCCTTGTCGCCATTGGCGTCGGCTCGATTCGCCGCGTCGTCTGCGCCAGCCCTGCCTATCTCGCCGAACACGGCACGCCTACGATCCCGGAAGACCTGAACACGCACAATTGCATCACCTTCGAGGGACTTTCCTCCGCCGCCCCATGGGGCTTCACCAGAGGCAAGACGGAAGTCACGGTTCAGGTCCGCTCGCGGCTTCAGGTCAACACCGCCGAGGCGGCGATCGATGCAGCGATTGCCGGCGTCGGGTTGACAAAAGTGCTCTCCTATCAGGTCGATGCCGCGGTGCGGTCGGGCATGCTGCGCATTCTGCTGCAAGAATTCGAGCCGGAACCGTGGCCGGTAAGCCTGGTGCATGCTGGCCATGGCCTGCTGCCGGTCAAGCTGCGCGCCTTCCTCGATTTTGCGGCACCGCGTCTGAAGGAGCGGCTGGCGCGATTGGGGTAG
- a CDS encoding DUF1348 family protein, with translation MSESRPPLPPFTAETAAQKARMAEDAWNSRDPARVALAYTTDSRWRNRAEFLQGRDAIQAFLTRKWSRELDYRLIKEVWAFHGNRIAVRFAYEWHDDSGSWFRSYGNENWEFDEHGLMRLRIASINDLPISEVDRKYHWPLGRRPDDHPTLSELGL, from the coding sequence ATGTCTGAAAGCCGCCCGCCGCTTCCGCCCTTCACCGCCGAGACCGCGGCGCAAAAGGCGCGCATGGCCGAGGATGCCTGGAACTCGCGTGATCCGGCACGGGTCGCGCTCGCCTACACGACGGACAGCCGCTGGCGCAACCGCGCCGAATTCCTGCAAGGCCGCGATGCCATCCAGGCTTTCCTGACGCGCAAATGGAGCCGCGAGCTCGACTACCGGCTGATCAAGGAGGTCTGGGCCTTCCACGGCAACCGCATTGCCGTACGCTTCGCCTATGAATGGCACGACGACAGCGGCTCCTGGTTCCGCAGCTACGGCAATGAGAACTGGGAGTTCGACGAGCACGGGCTGATGCGCCTGCGCATCGCCAGCATCAACGACCTGCCGATCAGCGAGGTCGACCGCAAGTACCATTGGCCGCTTGGGCGCCGCCCG